The nucleotide window GAATTTAAGAGAttactataaaattataatgtaataataattctaattttaaaaaaaatttaatcagGTATTAAATGactgttatattttttatctgaTCGTATACCATAATActatttcaattttttacataaaaatttttatttaattaagcAGGAGGATAAAATGCTCCAAATAATGTAGCATAAGCGACACCAAATGCCAAATAAAACCTCATATACACCTTCATAATTCTACTTTTCccatatttataaaaatatcccatcatcatataaataatagGATTATAACTCACAAACCtaaaatacatatttaaatgtaaacaaaatatCGACAAAATGGTCTGTACTTGCAAAATAAagcataattttttaaataaatctctatttttagattcaattttatatccCCAATGAACAATATACAACGAACTAATTATAAACGGCAGTCCTATTAACAAATTAGGAATATTATTCgatgtataaaattttaagaacCCCTGGTTCcaatatttcttttgtaAATACGTGTATGGTATATACAATCGGAGttgtattttatacatCAAGATATTGTctaataaatcattttttaaaaataaaaaatttttatattggattttaaaaattttagaaatacaATACAATTGGAATATAGAAATGGGTACACAAATAGTTATAACAGACATTACtgtttgtataaaattttttcgtaatattaaatatacaaatataatccCATTTGATCTACAGATACACGATAAAGATATCATTAGTACagatatataatatttctcaTTAATTATACAATAAAGACATAGTAGAAAAAGTAAGGCGAAAAGTGATTCTGTATAAAAAGCACACATTACAATTGACACGGGATTGAACAGGAAGAAATACAAAGAATATTCTGATATTTCTGGATCTAGAAAATGTgttgatattttatacaCCAATAT belongs to Vairimorpha necatrix chromosome 12, complete sequence and includes:
- a CDS encoding GPI mannosyltransferase 2 translates to MNINNTSIISLTLLTRLFYTALALISHLTLPNFDKSSQYFLEKWDTFFFHHIKNHGYTAEHHLAFFPLLPLLGKYFNLFLPDKLANYCINLFINCINSILVYKISTHFLDPEISEYSLYFFLFNPVSIVMCAFYTESLFALLFLLCLYCIINEKYYISVLMISLSCICRSNGIIFVYLILRKNFIQTVMSVITICVPISIFQLYCISKIFKIQYKNFLFLKNDLLDNILMYKIQLRLYIPYTYLQKKYWNQGFLKFYTSNNIPNLLIGLPFIISSLYIVHWGYKIESKNRDLFKKLCFILQVQTILSIFCLHLNMYFRFVSYNPIIYMMMGYFYKYGKSRIMKVYMRFYLAFGVAYATLFGAFYPPA